In Drosophila santomea strain STO CAGO 1482 chromosome 2L, Prin_Dsan_1.1, whole genome shotgun sequence, a single window of DNA contains:
- the LOC120443759 gene encoding piezo-type mechanosensitive ion channel component isoform X20, which yields MVFSYACMVLQRIVVPAVLVLAALMRPVGISFVYLLMFFVSPFVPLATRRNFKGSVTAFFIILLALSTLLLLGHITLQILAVSLTLPIYNCSFSEQLLRHIGFVSFIDLQPFAIIEWLVPEVLVFATSLGSYLTVKRVASQPVGVEQLENGEVVDGQAENEQTSSQPAATDANGGDVQQVTVTTPLQQQQQQLRKRVSMISQHIHFEGLVKISPLFCLATLFFAAVLRPSVPGGFYFLIFLLAGTYWATCQTLQRGFALLLRCVMVVLVLHSLSIVSYQTPWMQDHLNHTTLTARLIGLEPLIESYCSPDIRVFLYNNKLSLDSYLNPFALFFAYFALALTTKHLIKPRLEPKPATAFGQQLDCNSSSINNTTTGNKVNRQLSLLTSQTSRGRRDGSNPGGGGATITTTTTTNTNTNTTITSSAIRNQRLSLVRQSTRKARTPQPLESGSSVAPSVTQRGNDIQLDSLEQRSEQENTTTSILDQISYGFVSVGGFIYQNSYIFTNILMMAWSIVYHSWLTFVLLLWANVLWMIPNQRKAMMRSSPFIVLYAEALLIAQYIYGMDLNNEELPTSVPTAGINLQQIGFERPIENQMRPCVPLIVKTAFVLMFWVTSRQFFKEKRDRRRDSTLADIIAPLQITVGSAGSSYLINDGKKTSKFLKKAGDVIKNLLVRLWIWLLVLVIFLCAITGENMTGFRICYMALFLFFLLVFQSSSKAWVKIMYGFWLFLIFYAMSILILIYTYQFDKFDKYWSDYLNVSATLQKDIGLKRYQTKDLFLHLVSPTIIVILTVIQVHYFHKRFIASLQQQPLAGGSAQQKPTETTALEPAPSKRRGSAGSLRRSQGPSAEAAPGATTDFETSVRDLVRISFRKIKNKSEYIFKNFKDVFWRFLELHIMKAVYIAAFVCSVSEVCVLHIIFVGFCVLGATSRKAVQVVISRLISFIVTIIVLSKMIYQIEYLSHSQHNVVCSDNRTANNAEWIGLTKADKVTGGLMSLLRTYIIYMVIVTMHAVITLRQLQMRVKIGALNAPPTKLLFPNIIRADAEKDLVGLVKYLLNFGFYKFGIEISLIALVSTITYRQDIVAVVYALWLVVLLLLRRSQCAKIWGVFQAFFAISILTQYIVLVGLPPSSCLVYPWDEGPFGEGIQRWTMLPGTLHFNHVPKLIFDFIVLVILNRQKSIFCIEQRYASNDDYPGGSNRSVIADIAQLGRVPFDNPTHDFCSYIRNYSDILKNGVLCGFYWFTLAVVFLAGTNIADLLALGYLIGAFIFLWQGSDFYLRPIHTIIFRWKWLLAFNVANILIKTSFQMAGCLFMTQLTKDCCWLVHMLGITCTSNVLTEQIMLPEEAELTLKPGECPKITHQVVLLWDTICFAFIIFQLRIFKSHYFCHIITDTKANNILASRGADIIESLRHKQIAHRHDHEKQVLHKIKRKMERIRATQQKMLRPLDKQTHFDEHGYPLPAPTVRRRKEIKLHPHATRAGDYYMFEEMDDKFELDLIHDEIDFLEEENITESEMKMQRRKTLYDLLPASGLTRYIYLNPQKSKDAPTGEFPSTSKGISKERDAATASSSASPAPTRDVGDLPVIPPPLTGLGREQTSKETSDSKSKMEVDSGEVTAKDSDEDFDTNPIIRLLEGFLVTLTIRLNRFSRNYRFVNRILAGEKKTLKESSSLNRLGLSSAAAMFHFLKSNLERKQSINSSPPAKGTMLSRKSDCGLPEIRIKAPSVERGAHYYHNHHSGGGSGSLSKHWSYEQVDSAGEFNLEEENFAQRDHHIIVEVLISSWYALLANTDLICYIVVFINQVVNASLISLPLPIMVFLWGTLSLPRPTKTFWVTLIAYTQAIVLIKCIFQFKLIWSNYHQLPNQPLTPAKIFGVENKAHYAIYDLILLLVLFLHRYLLKSQGLWKSGYKDTDNQFTKPTASIDERDDSDNLSQPDSRQLNDDAAQKLSLQVSQASLPGSPEFSKTGINQLERTKYTSSLYKFFFSLVHKSRLATDVYALMFLCDFVNFFVLLFGFTAFGTQQTESDEGVQTYLAENKVPIPFLIMLLVQFLLIVIDRALYLRKALVNKIIFHFFSVIGIHIWMFFVVPAVTERTFNSLAPPIIFYVIKCFYMLLSSYQIKSGYPKRILGNFFTKGFSMVNMIAFKVYMQIPFLYELRTILDWVCIDSTMTIFDWLKMEDIFSNIYLIRCTRQSETDFPAMRAQKKASLSKLIMGGTVVLLIVICIWGPLCLFALGNAVGTSNVPFHVSLSIRIGPYDPIYTTNNYDSIFEINPEMYSQMTNAYIKEKQALTFIAGYDATDVAAVRLAGNSPSLWNIAPPDRQRLLNDLRNNHTLKARFSYSLTRKAPAKGLKENVGDEHAISLDESFEGRAALIHMLSETHDVEPIHSNGTTNGTTPEVEEVVVIPGMIPKFIKVLNSGDAAVVSVLSQKHYDYRPLVIKMHRDNETNGLWWEIRDFCNDTFYNETLSKFAYSNCTSGIVMYTFNDKKFPSTFSFLTAGGIIGLYTTFVLLASRFMKSFIGGQNRKIMFEDLPYVDRVLQLCLDIYLVREALEFALEEDLFAKLLFLYRSPETLIKWTRPKEEYVDDDGDTDSIPSRMSVRRPEQLQPQQPQ from the exons ATGGTCTTCAGCTATGCGTGCATGGTGCTCCAGCGCATCGTGGTGCCAGCGGTCCTGGTACTCG CTGCCCTGATGCGACCAGTGGGCATATCCTTTGTGTACCTTCTGATGTTCTTCGTGTCGCCCTTTGTCCCGCTGGCCACGCGACGCAACTTCAAAGGATCTGTGACTGCCTTCTTCATCATCCTGCTGGCGCTGAGCACGCTGCTCCTCTTGGGTCACATAACGCTCCAGATTCTGGCGGTCAGCCTCACGCTGCCCATCTACAACTGCTCGTTCAGTGAGCAACTGCTGCGACACATTGGCTTTGTGAGCTTCATTGATCTACA GCCATTTGCCATCATTGAATGGCTGGTGCCCGAGGTGCTGGTATTCGCCACCTCACTGGGATCGTATCTCACTGTGAAGCGAGTGGCCTCTCAGCCCGTCGGCGTCGAGCAGCTGGAAAACGGCGAAGTGGTCGATGGCCAGGCGGAAAACGAGCAGACATCTTCTCAGCCTGCTGCCACAGATGCCAATGGTGGAGATGTGCAACAGGTCACGGTCACCACGccactgcagcaacagcagcagcagctgaggAAGCGAGTGTCCATGATCAGTCAGCACATTCACTTTGAGGGATTGGTCAAGATCT CTCCTCTGTTCTGCCTGGCCACGCTATTCTTTGCGGCCGTGCTGCGTCCCTCGGTGCCTGGCGGATTTTACTTTCTCATTTTCCTGCTGGCCGGCACCTACTGGGCAACATGCCAGACGCTGCAACG GGGCTTTGCATTGTTGCTGCGCTGCGTGATGGTCGTCCTCGTGCTGCACTCCCTGTCCATTGTATCCTACCAGACGCCATGGATGCAGGACCACCTCAATCATACCACCCTGACAGCCCG TTTGATTGGACTGGAACCGCTTATTGAATCCTACTGCTCGCCGGATATACGTGTCTTTCTGTACAATAATAAGCTGTCCCTGGACTCGTATCTCAATCCCTTTGCGTTGTTCTTTGCCTACTTCGCACTGGCCCTGACCACCAAGCATCTCATTAAGCCACGG CTGGAGCCCAAGCCAGCCACCGCATTTGGGCAGCAACTAGATTGCAAtagcagcagcatcaacaacaccaccaccgGCAACAAGGTCAACCGCCAGCTATCGCTGCTCACCTCGCAGACGTCGCGGGGTCGTCGGGATGGGTCGAATCCTGGCGGAGGTGGagccaccatcaccaccaccacgaccaccaacaccaacaccaataCCACCATCACCTCCTCCGCAATCCGCAATCAGCGCTTGAGT TTGGTGCGGCAAAGCACGCGCAAGGCACGCACACCCCAACCGCTGGAAAGTGGATCCTCGGTGGCGCCCAGTGTCACTCAGCGGGGCAACGACATACAGCTGGACTCGTTGGAACAGCGATCGGAGCAGGAGAACACCACCACATCCATACTGGATCAGATTTCGTATGGCTTCGTCAGCGTGGGAGGATTCATATATCAGAACAGCTATATATTCACCAACATTCTTATGATG GCCTGGTCCATAGTGTATCACAGTTGGCTGACTTttgtgctgttgctgtgggCCAACGTGCTGTGGATGATTCCTAACCAGAGGAAGGCCATGATGCGGTCCAGTCCCTTCATAGTCCTATATGCTGAGGCCCTTTTGATTGCCCAATACATATACGGCATGGATCTCAACAACGAAGAACTGCCCACGAGCGTTCCA ACTGCGGGCATTAACCTGCAACAAATTGGCTTCGAACGACCAATCGAAAACCAAATGCGGCCATGTGTGCCGCTGATCGTAAAGACAGCCTTTGTGCTAATGTTTTGGGTGACATCGCGGCAGTTCTTTAAGGAGAAGCGTGATCGCCGAAGGGACAGCACACTGGCGGATATCATTGCCCCACTGCAGATCACTGTGGGATCGGCTGGCTCCAGCTACCTCATCAACGATGGCAAGAAGACCTCAAAGTTCCTAAAGAAGGCCGGCGATGTGATCAAGAATCTACTGGTGCGTCTGTGGATCTGGCTACTGGTGCTGGTTATCTTCCTCTGCGCCATCACTGGCGAGAACATGACCGGCTTCCGCATCTGCTACATGGCCCTGTTCCTATTCTTCTTGCTAGTCTTTCAATCGTCGTCCAAGGCATGGGTTAAGATTATGTACGGCTTCTGGCTGTTTTTGATCTTCTATGCCATGTCCATACTTATATTGATCTACACATATCAATTCGACAAGTTCGACAAGTACTGGAGCGACTATCTCAATGTGTCCGCGACGCT GCAAAAGGACATCGGGCTTAAGCGCTACCAGACCAAGGATCTGTTCCTTCATTTGGTCTCACCGACGATTATTGTGATCCTGACCGTCATCCAAGTGCACTACTTCCACAAGCGCTTCATCGCCTcattgcaacagcagccgtTGGCTGGCGGATCGGCACAGCAGAAACCCACGGAGACAACTGCCTTGGAACCGGCGCCATCAAAGCGACGTGGCAGCGCCGGTTCACTGCGTAGATCCCAGGGTCCATCGGCGGAGGCTGCTCCAGGAGCCACCACCGATTTCGAGACATCTGTGCGAGACTTGGTGCGCATTTCGTTCCGCAAGATCAAAAACAAGTCGGAGTACATTTTCAAGAACTTCAAGGATGTCTTCTGGCGCTTCCTGGAGCTGCACATCATGAAGGCTGTGTATATCGCAGCCTTCGTGTGCAGTGTCAGCGAAGTCTGCGTACTGCACATTATCTTTGTGGGTTTCTGTGTGCTGGGCGCCACCTCGCGCAAGGCCGTCCAGGTGGTGATCAGCCGCCTCATCTCGTTCATTGTCACCATCATAGTTCTGTCCAAGATGATCTACCAGATCGAGTACTTAAGTCACTCGCAGCACAACGTGGTTTGT TCTGACAACCGGACGGCCAACAATGCGGAGTGGATTGGTCTCACCAAGGCCGACAAGGTGACGGGCGGACTGATGAGCCTGTTGCGCACCTACATCATCTACATGGTTATTGTGACCATGCACGCAGTGATCACCTTGCGGCAGCTTCAAATGCGCGTGAAGATTGGAGCACTGAATGCTCCACCCACCAAGCTGCTGTTCCCCAATATTATTCGAGCTGATGCTGAGAAGGATCTGGTGGGACTGGTCAAGTATCTCCTCAACTTTGGCTTCTACAAATTTGGCATTGAGATATCGCTTATCGCCCTGGTCTCCACCATCACATATCGCCAGGATATTGTGGCCGTAGTCTATGCTCTGTGGCTGGTGGTGCTTTTGCTTCTGAGGAGATCCCAGTGCGCCAAAATATGGGGCGTGTTTCAGGCATTCTTTGCCATCTCCATACTGACACAGTACATAGTGCTGGTCGGACTGCCGCCGAGCTCATGTCTGG TTTATCCTTGGGATGAAGGTCCCTTTGGCGAGGGCATACAACGCTGGACGATGCTGCCAGGAACCTTGCACTTCAATCACGTGCCCAAGCTAATCTTCGACTTCATTGTCTTGGTCATTCTAAACCGACAGAAGAGTATCTTCTGCATCGAACAGCGTTATGCCAGTAACGACGACTATCCGGGTGGCAGCAATCGCAGTGTGATCGCCGATATTGCTCAGCTAGGTCGCGTTCCCTTCGACAATCCCACCCACGACTTTTGCTCTTACATACGGAACTATTCGGACATCCTCAAGAATGGAGTGTTGTGCGGCTTCTACTGGTTTACTCTGGCAGTTGTGTTCTTGGCCGGCACCAATATTGCAGATCTACTGGCCCTGGGTTATCTGATCGGAGCGTTTATCTTCCTGTGGCAGGGATCTGATTTCTATCTGCGTCCCATACACACCATCATCTTTCGCTGGAAGTGGCTGCTGGCATTCAATGTGGCCAACATACTCATCAAGACGTCCTTCCAGATGGCCGGCTGTTTGTTCATGACACAACTGACCAAAGACTGCTGCTGGCTGGTGCACATGCTCGGCATCACCTGTACGAGCAATGTGCTTACAGAGCAAATAATGCTGCCGGAGGAGGCAGAGTTAACGCTGAAGCCAGGCGAATGTCCTAAGATCACCCACCAGGTGGTCCTCCTGTGGGACACGATTTGCTTTGCCTTCATCATCTTCCAGCTGCGCATCTTCAAGTCGCACTACTTCTGTCACATCATAACGGacacaaaagcaaacaacatcCTGGCCTCAAG AGGAGCCGACATCATTGAGAGCCTACGACACAAGCAGATTGCCCATCGCCACGACCATGAAAAGCAGGTGCTACACAAGATCAAGCGAAAGATGGAGCGCATCCGAGCCACGCAGCAGAAGATGCTTCGACCCTTGGACAAACAAACCCACTTTGACG AACATGGTTATCCACTTCCTGCACCAACAGTACGCAGAAGgaaggaaattaaattacatcCACATG CTACCCGTGCTGGTGACTACTACATGTTCGAGGAGATGGACGATAAGTTTGAGCTTGACTTGATACACGACGAGATTGACTTCCTCGAGGAGGAGAACATCACCGAGAGCGAGATGAAGATGCAGCGACGCAAGACGCTCTACGAT CTGTTACCAGCCAGTGGACTAACTCGCTATATTTATTTGAACCCACAGAAGTCGAAGGACGCACCCACTGGCGAGTTTCCCTCCACCAGCAAGGGTATTTCCAAGGAACGCGATGCCGCGACAGCTTCTAGTTCGGCCTCTCCAGCGCCAACTAGGGATGTGGGTGATCTGCCCGTAATTCCGCCACCTTTGACTGGCCTGGGACGCGAGCAAACCTCCAAGGAGACCTCCGATAGCAAGTCTAAAATGGAAGTGGACAGCGGAGAGGTGACGGCCAAGGATTCGGATGAGGACTTTGATACAAATCCAATTATCAGGCTGCTCGAGGGCTTCTTGGTCACGCTGACCATAAGACTGAACCGCTTCTCGCGCAACTATCGCTTTGTAAATCGCATCCTGGCCGGCGAAAAGAAGACCCTGAAG GAGTCCAGCTCGTTGAATCGTCTGGGGCTGTCCAGTGCCGCTGCCATGTTCCACTTCCTCAAGTCCAATCTCGAGAG aAAACAATCAATCAATTCATCGCCGCCAGCAAAGGG CACGATGCTCAGTCGAAAATCGGATTGTGGCCTGCCAGAGATCCGAATTAAAGCGCCATCTGTCGAGCGCGGTGCACACTATTACCATAATCATCACAGCGGCGGTGGCTCAGGATCCTTGAGCAAACACTGGTCCTACGAGCAGGTGGACAG CGCGGGTGAATTCAATCTGGAGGAGGAGAACTTTGCCCAGAGGGATCATCATATCATTGTCGAGGTGCTGATCTCCTCGTGGTATGCCTTATTGGCCAACACGGATCTCATCTGCTACATTGTGGTGTTCATCAATCAG gTGGTCAATGCCAGTCTTAtttcgctgccgctgcccaTAATGGTCTTTTTGTGGGGAACACTGTCTCTGCCACGTCCCACTAAAACCTTCTGGGTCACCTTGATTGCCTACACCCAGGCCATCGTGCTGATCAAGTGCATCTTCCAGTTTAAACTGATCTGGTCCAATTACCACCAACTGCCCAATCAGCCGCTGACACCTGCCAAAATATTCGGCGTGGAGAACAAGGCCCACTATGCGATTTACGATCTGATCCTTTTGCTGGTTCTATTCCTGCATCGCTATCTGCTTAAGTCACAAGGCCTGTGGAAATCGGGCTACAAGGACACGGACAACCAGTTCACCAAACCCACCGCTAGCAT TGATGAACGCGACGATAGCGACAACTTATCACAACCGGATTCCCGCCAGCTAAACGATGATGCTGCTCAGAAGCTGAGTCTTCAAGTGAGTCAGGCTTCCTTGCCAGGATCGCCTGAATTCAGCAAGACTGGCATCAATCAGCTTGA GCGCACCAAGTACACCTCATcattatacaaatttttctTCAGTTTGGTTCACAAATCCCGTCTAGCCACAGATGTATATGCTCTGATGTTCCTCTGCGATTTTGTGAACTTCTTTGTGCTTCTGTTCGGCTTCACTGCATTTGGA ACTCAGCAAACGGAAAGTGACGAAGGTGTGCAGACATATCTCGCGGAGAACAAAGTGCCCATACCATTCCTGATTATGTTACTGGTTCAGTTCCTGCTCATCGTCATTGATCGAGCCTTGTACCTGCGCAAAGCCCTGGTGAACAAGATCATCTTCCACTTCTTTTCGGTTATCGGAATACACATCTGGATGTTCTTCGTTGTGCCTGCAGTTACGGAACGCACTTTCAACTCCCTCGCACCTCCAATAATATTCTACGTGATAAAGTGCTTTTACATGCTGCTCAGCTCTTATCAAATCAAATCCGGTTACCCCAAGCGCATTCTGGGCAATTTCTTCACCAAGGGATTCTCGATGGTCAATATGATTGCCTTTAAGGTGTACATGCAGATTCCATTCCTGTACGAGCTGCGAACAATATTAGACTGGGTGTGCATTGACAGCACAATGACCATTTTTGACTGGCTGAAGATGGAGGACATTTTCTCGAATATATACCTAATCCGGTGCACCCGGCAGTCAGAGACAGATTTTCCAGCTATGAGAGCTCAGAAGAAAGCCTCACTTTCCAAGCTCATAATGGGTGGCACCGTCGTCCTCCTGATAGTGATTTGCATTTGGGGGCCACTGTGTTTGTTTGCCCTTGGCAACGCGGTGGGCACCTCGAATGTGCCCTTTCATGTGTCGCTATCAATACGAATCGGACCCTATGATCCCATCTACACAACGAACAACTACGACAGTATCTTTGAGATCAATCCTGAGATGTATTCTCAGATGACTAATGCATACATTAAGGAGAAACAGGCTTTGACGTTTATCGCTGGTTATGATGCAACGGATGTGGCTGCGGTTAGACTAGCTGGCAATTCGCCTTCCCTGTGGAACATAGCACCGCCAGATAGGCAGCGATTACTAAATGATTTAAGAAACA ATCACACACTGAAGGCGCGGTTCTCTTATTCTCTCACCCGGAAGGCTCCTGCCAAGGGGCTAAAGGAAAATGTGGGGGACGAGCATGCCATATCCCTGGATGAGTCCTTTGAGGGACGAGCAGCACTCATTCATATGCTAAGTGAAACCCATGACGTTGAGCCAATTCACAGCAATGGCACAACAAATGGTACCACACCCGAAGTCGAAGAAGTGGTGGTGATACCCGGTATGATACCCAAGTTTATCAAGGTTCTCAATTCGGGCGACGCTGCGGTGGTAAGTGTGTTGAGCCAAAAACACTACGACTACCGACCGCTGGTTATCAAAATGCATCGCGACAACGAGACCAATGGATTGTGGTGGGAGATTCGGGACTTCTGCAACGATACCTTCTACAACGAAACTCTGTCGAAGTTTGCATACAGCAACTGTACTTCAGGGATTGTGATGTACACGTTCAACGATAAAAAGTTCCCATCCACGTTCAGTTTCCTCACAGCGGGAGG CATCATTGGCCTGTATACCACCTTTGTGTTATTGGCCTCGCGCTTTATGAAGTCCTTTATTGGTGGGCAAAACAGAAAGATAATGTTTGAGGATCTGCCATACGTTGATAGAGTGCTGCAGCTCTGTCTGGACATTTATCTG GTACGGGAGGCATTGGAATTCGCGCTGGAAGAAGACCTGTTTGCCAAATTACTCTTCCTATACCGATCGCCCGAAACGCTAATCAAGTGGACCCGTCCCAAGGAGGAGTACGTGGACGATGACGGTGACACCGACTCGATTCCCAGTCGAATGAGCGTGCGCCGGCCCGAGCAGCTGCAGCCACAGCAACCGCAATAA